CCCCCGAGCCGGAAAGGCGAACACCCATGGCCGACCCGCTGCTGTTCAACCCGCGTACCTACGACCCGGCACACTTCGACCCCGAGACCCGCAGGCTGCTGCGCGCCACCGTCGACTGGTTCGAGGACCGCGGCAAGCGGAAGCTGATCGAGGACTACCGCTCCCGTGCCTGGCTGGCGGACTTCCTCGCGTTCTCCGCCAAGGAAGGGCTGTTCGCGACCTTCCTGACCCCGGCATCCGCCGCCGAGGGGCAGCAGGACAAGCGGTGGGACACCGCCCGGATCGCCGCCCTCAACGAGATCTTCGGCTTCTACGGCCTGGACTACTGGTACGCGTGGCAGGTCACCATCCTCGGTCTCGGACCGGTCTGGCAGAGCGACAACGCCGCCGCTCGCACCCGCGCGGCGGAACTCCTCGCCCAGGGTGAGGTGTTCGCCTTCGGTCTGTCCGAGAAGGCCCACGGCGCCGACATCTACTCCACCGACATGCTGCTGGAGCCCGACGGTGACGGCGGCTTCCGGGCCGGCGGCTCCAAGTACTACATCGGCAACGGCAATGCGGCCGGGCTCGTCTCGGTCTTCGGCCGCCGCACCGACATCGAGGGCCCCGACGGCTACGTCTTCTTCGCCGCCGACAGCCGCCACCCGGCGTACCACCTCGTGAAGAACGTCGTCGACTCCTCGAAGTACGTCAGTGAGTTCCGCCTCGACAACTACCCGGTCGGCGCCGACGACGTACTGCACACCGGCCGCGCCGCCTTCGACGCCGCCCTCAACACCGTCAACGTCGGCAAGTTCAACCTCTGCACCGCCTCGATAGGCATCTGCGAGCACGCGATGTACGAGGCCGTCACCCACGCGCACAACCGCATCCTCTACGGCCGCCCCGTCACCGCCTTCCCGCACGTGCGCCGCGAGCTGACCGACGCGTACGTCCGTCTCGTCGGGATGAAGCTGTTCAGTGACCGGGCCGTCGACTATTTCCGCTCCGCCGGCCCCGACGACCGCCGCTACCTGCTGTTCAACCCGATGACAAAGATGAAGGTGACCACCGAGGGCGAGAAGGTCATCGACCTGATGTGGGACGTCATCGCCGCCAAGGGCTTCGAGAAGGACACCTACTTCGCCCAGGCCGCCTCCGAGATCCGTGGGCTCCCGAAGCTCGAGGGCACGGTCCACGTCAACCTGGCGCTGATCCTCAAGTTCATGCGCAACCATCTGCTGGACCCGGCCGAATACGCGCCCGTGCCGACCCGCCTCGACGCGGCCGACGACGCCTTCCTCTTCCGCCAGGGACCGGCCCGCGGCCTGGGCTCCGTGCGCTTCCACGACTGGCGCACCGCCTACGACGCCTATGCCGCCGTGCCCAACGTCGGCCGCTTCCGCGAGCAGGCGGACGCCCTGTGCGAGTTCGTCACCACCGCGGCCCCCGGCGAGGAGCAGAGCCGCGACCTCGATCTCCTTCTCGCCGTCGGGCAGTTGTTCGCGCTGGTGGTGCACGGCCAGCTGATCCTGGAACAGGCACGCCTGACCGGGCTCGACGAGGACGTGCTCGACGAACTGTTCTCCGTCCTCGTACGCGACTTCTCCGCGCACGCCGTCGAGCTGTACGGCAAGGACTCCGCCACGGCGGAACAGCAGCGCTGGGCGCTGGGCGCGGTCCGGCGTCCCGTTGTCGACGAAGCGCGTTCGGCGCGAGTCTGGGAGCGCGTCGAGGCACTGTCCGGGGCGTACGAGATGGCGCCGTAACCAACGGAGCAGACGGCCTGTCCGCCCGCCGGGGCCCGCAGGCTCAGCCGCCGTCCGCGCGCGTCGGCGACTGCCGCCGGGGCCCACCGCCGTCGGCGACCGCCCGTCTCGGACCGCGGGAAGCCATGGTGCTTCCCGCGGCTCCGAGCCGGGCAGTCACGCCCCTGGCCGAGAGGCGTACGAGGCGGTGCCGTGGAGAGCACCGGCCACCGCGGCCCCCGGTTTCATGGGTGCCCGCTCCACGGCGTCATGTGAGCCGAAGCGGTTACGGGCACGGGTGCTCCTCGCCCTCCGGCCCCCATGTGATGCGTTGGTCGCCGCGCGCCACCGTGCCGCACAGCAGCTCGGTCGCCGGCTCGCCGCGGCTGCCCCGGAGCACCGCGAGCAGCTTGTCCTCCGTCAGCCGTCCCCCGCCCGCCGCGCCGTGCGCGTCGATACGGCCGGTGGCGCCGTCGAAGCCTCCGCCGCCCAGGCCTTGGTAGAGCACGCCTTGCAGCAGCCCGCGGTCGAGGCGGTCGTCATGCCCGCCGGTGGTGCGCCAGGCCTGGTCGATGCCTTCGGCGAGATAGCGCAACGCGTCCCAGGCGAGTGCGACATGGCCGTCCTCGCGCATGGCCTTCGTCCTGGCGCTGTGGTCGCCGCCGTACGCGCGGTCGTACGCGGCGAGGAAGGCCGCGGCCTCCGGGCTCCGTGCCGCCAGCGTGGGGGCGTAGCCGTGCGAGACGTAGAAGAGGGTGAGGCCCTTGAAGTCGTCCCAGGGGCGCTGCTCTTCCGTCAACGTGTTGGTGACGTCGTCGCCGCCGAGCACGCTGATCTTCGGGCAGTCGCCGGAGATACGGGCGATCTCGGCCAGGAACAGCTGGAACTGGCTGGCTCGCGCCGACCACACCACCGCTGTCCGCGGCTCCTCACGCACGGTACGGCAGACCTCGCGGGCCAGGTCCTCCACGGTCGGCACGGGCCGCCCGCCGAGCGCACCCGGCACCGGTCCCGGTTCCGGTGCGTCGGCCGGGGTGTAGAGGAGTACGTCGGTGCGCCCCGGCCCGTACGAGGCACGGAAGGACGCGGCAAGGCTATTGCTGTAGGCGTCGGTGGCGTCGGCGACGAGACTCACCCGCTTTGCCTTCTGCCCGCCAGTGGTCATCCCGGCGCTCGACGCGAACGCTGCCATCAGCTCGGCGGCCCGCGCATCGGTGGCGGCCGTCTGGTAGTAGTGCTCGCCCTGGCGGAGGAGTTCATCCGCGGTGCCCGAGGTGCCGACCATCGGGATACCGGCCTTGTCGAGGGTGCGTATGGCGTCGTACGTATTGCGGCGGCTCTGCCCGAAACCGACGACGCCCGCGATGGACGGATCGCTCGCGGCGAGCTCCGCGATCCGGTCGGCGACGGCGGGTGCGTCCTTGAAGCGGTCACCCGCGTTGGCGGCGAGCACCCGCAGCGGGACGCGCTCGCCGGAACGCAGCGCCTGGGCGTTGATGTGCTGCTGTGCCAGCGCGATGCCGCGCAGCTCCGCCAGCGTGCCGCCGCGCACCGGGTCCTCGGCGTCCTTGCCACCGGTGAGCGGGCCGAAGTAGACGATGGTGCGGCGACCGGGGCGCGGGTCGTCGCCGGGCCGGCCCGCGAGCTCCCTGTCGACCGCCTCGTTCTGCCGCTCGATCTGCTGGAGCACGGCCTGTACGGCCTGCTCACTGGGCTCCTTGCCGAAGCCGGCCGCGCCTTCGGCGACACCGACGCACTGCCCGTCCGTGCCGAGGAAGGTGGAGCCCTGGCAGGGGTCGTCCTTGTCGCGGCTCCCGATGTCCGGTACGAGGAACAGGACGGCGGCGAGTGCGAGCGCGAGCGTTCCGATGCCGAGTACTCCGGCCACCTCGGCCCCGGGGCCCCAGTGCGGAGACGGCGTCACCAGCGTGGGCCAGCGGCCGAGCCAGTACACCGCCGCCTGGTCGTCCTCGGGTCCCTCGGCCACCGGCACGACGATGCCGGTCGGCTGACCCGGCGACATCCCGCGCCGCTCAATGTTGATCAGCTCGGCGCCGGCGTGGGCGAGGCCCGACGCATCGATGTCGGGGATGCGCGAGGCCAGCGAACGTACGCCGCCCGCCACCGCGAACACAGAGGTACAGCGCAAGTCCTCCATGGCGGAGCGGAGTTCACGCAGGAAGCGCTGGACGCGCGAGTCGGCGGGCCCTGCCTCGTCGAAGAGAAGCACGAAGCGGGAGCCGCGGCGTCGCCGCCACGGGTTGAAGAGACGGGTCCGGCACGCCTGGTCGAGGTCGGCGAGCAGCGCGTGCATCAGCACCCGGTCCATACGCTCCGGCTCGTTGGCCGGCTCGCCGTGCACGAGGTCGAGCGCGGAGCGGAAGAAGTCGGTGGGCGGGCTGCCGTGCTGACGGCGCACCCATTCCGCGTACCAGCTGCGGCTGCGAGCCCGCCCCAGCATGCGGCGGTTGGCGCGCCAGCCGTAGAAGGCGCGCGGCAGGCGCTGGAACAGCGGGCCTGCGATGAAGTTCCACAGCAGCTCGAGCAACGTGCCACCGCTGGCCTGGTCGCGGCCGCCGAGCCACCACAGGGTCTGGGCGGTACGGGACCAGTTGCGGTGCTCCGCGTAGCAGTGGTTGCGCAGCTCGGCGTGGCGGCGCTCCATGAGTCCCTCGACGGCGGGCGCGGTGACGACGGAGCGCAGCAGCCGGTAGCTGTGCAGCCGTAGTTCACCGGTGCCGGGCGGCATGGTCTCGGCGAGCTGATGGGTCAGATGCTCGAAGAGTTCGAGCGGCGGCGGGTCGGTCCCGTCCGGGATCTGCGGGATGTACGCGTGCGGGGCGAGGACCTCGCTGCGGCCGCGCATCCGTGACCGCAGCCCCGTGACGATCTGGCGTCCGGCATTGCCGCTGCCCGGCTCACTGAGCAGGACGACCGGCACCCTGCTGCGCCTGCGCCGCGGCTGCACCACCAGTTTGTCGAACGCGTCGATGAAGCGCTCGACGCCTGGATAGGCCGGAATACGGCATTGTGGATCCCCCGCGGTCATGAGCAAGCCCCCCTTGTTCCCCCTGAGAAGCAAGGGATATTCCCATCAACTGCCATAGGCAAGCGTGGTGTTGGATCACATGCCAGCCACAATTGTCGCCGGGTGCGTTCCCGTCCTCGGCAACCTGAAGCTCTCGCGCGCCCGGACGTGCCGCGCCACCCCTGTCGGTGCGGAATGTGCGGCCCTGGGGCACGTCGGGTCCGTCATCGCGCGTCCGGCCGCGGCTGCTGAAGCCAGTCCCTGTAGTGCGTGGGGGCGAGGTCGGCGTCCTCCGGTGCGATCAGCACGTCTCCGATGACCACGGAGAACATGCCCGCCTGGTCGTCGGTGATCACGTGGCGGCCGTCCGGGCGTGCGGCCAGGGTGATCCGGCCCAGCTCATCGAGGGGGAAGATGTCGGGGCCTGCGACATTGTGGATGCCCTGCGACGGGGTGCCGGAGGCGGCCCTCACGACCGCCGCGGCGACGTCGGAGGCGGCGATCGGCTGCACGGGGGTGGAAGGCAGCCGGACGGTGTCCCCGTCGGTCGTCATGGCCAGGATCGGTTCGACGAACTCGGCGAACTGCGTGGCGCGCACGATCGAGTACGGCGTGGGCGCGTTCTCGAGGATGTCCTCCTGAGCGACCTTGGCCCGGTAGTAGTCGAGCTGCGGCACTTGGTCCACGCCGACGATCGAGAGAATCACATGGTGGCGGACACCGGCCGCCTCTGCCGCGACCGCGATGTTGTTCATCGACGTTTCGAAGAAGTCGATGGAAGTCTCGTCGAACACGGGGGAGTTCGTCAGGTTGATCACCGTATCGGCGCCCTCGAGAACCTGGGCCAGGCCCTTGCCGCTGATCACGTCGACTCCGGTGGACAGCGATGCGGGTACGACGTCGTGGCCGTCCGCTGCCAGCCGTTCGACCACCTGTGTGCCGATCAGGCCGCTTCCCCCGAGGACTGTGAACTTCATGGCGCACCCTTCGTCGAGCGTTCCGTTCCTGAGAGCGTCCGGGCGGATTCTCCGTCCCGTTGTGTGCGGGGGCCGTGGGCGCGATTCGAACCGGCCCCGTACTGACCGAGCGGATGGGTCCGCGAGCGGTGTCGGTTCGGCGTTGCCTGGTGTGCCGTGCCGTGCCGTGCCGGACGGCGGTCGGCATCTTTGTGCCCACGGAGCGCAACGCACCGCCTTCGATCACCGTACCCCCGCGACTGCTGAGCCGCGCGAACCGGATCACGCACCTCCAGCCCTGGGCAGGTCCGTGTGGAGTACGCCCTTCGCCCGCCTTCACCACTGGGCTTGACGCGGCTCGTTTCGCCGGATCCGGCGCACCGCGCGCTCCCCGGCGATCCGTCCGCGCCGGTACTGCTCGGCGGCCTGCCGAGTCGGACGATGCTGCGAAGGCGGCGGTCGCCCGCGTTCTGGCAGACCGAAGCTACTCAGCGCAGTACGGCCGCCAGCAGATCGGCTCCCAGCGCCGTCAGATCGGGCAGATTGAGGGTGTAACGGACGTAACGACCGTGCCGCCGGGCCGTGAGCAGGCCCGCGCGGCGCAGGACGGCGAGGTGGCGGGAAACCTCCGGGGGTGAGAGTTCCCAGGCGTGGGCCAGCTCACGGGTGGTGTGCGGGCCGCGGGCCAGGGTGCGCAGCAGCCGCA
This portion of the Streptomyces sp. NBC_01750 genome encodes:
- a CDS encoding acyl-CoA dehydrogenase family protein, with product MADPLLFNPRTYDPAHFDPETRRLLRATVDWFEDRGKRKLIEDYRSRAWLADFLAFSAKEGLFATFLTPASAAEGQQDKRWDTARIAALNEIFGFYGLDYWYAWQVTILGLGPVWQSDNAAARTRAAELLAQGEVFAFGLSEKAHGADIYSTDMLLEPDGDGGFRAGGSKYYIGNGNAAGLVSVFGRRTDIEGPDGYVFFAADSRHPAYHLVKNVVDSSKYVSEFRLDNYPVGADDVLHTGRAAFDAALNTVNVGKFNLCTASIGICEHAMYEAVTHAHNRILYGRPVTAFPHVRRELTDAYVRLVGMKLFSDRAVDYFRSAGPDDRRYLLFNPMTKMKVTTEGEKVIDLMWDVIAAKGFEKDTYFAQAASEIRGLPKLEGTVHVNLALILKFMRNHLLDPAEYAPVPTRLDAADDAFLFRQGPARGLGSVRFHDWRTAYDAYAAVPNVGRFREQADALCEFVTTAAPGEEQSRDLDLLLAVGQLFALVVHGQLILEQARLTGLDEDVLDELFSVLVRDFSAHAVELYGKDSATAEQQRWALGAVRRPVVDEARSARVWERVEALSGAYEMAP
- a CDS encoding ABC transporter substrate-binding protein, with the protein product MTAGDPQCRIPAYPGVERFIDAFDKLVVQPRRRRSRVPVVLLSEPGSGNAGRQIVTGLRSRMRGRSEVLAPHAYIPQIPDGTDPPPLELFEHLTHQLAETMPPGTGELRLHSYRLLRSVVTAPAVEGLMERRHAELRNHCYAEHRNWSRTAQTLWWLGGRDQASGGTLLELLWNFIAGPLFQRLPRAFYGWRANRRMLGRARSRSWYAEWVRRQHGSPPTDFFRSALDLVHGEPANEPERMDRVLMHALLADLDQACRTRLFNPWRRRRGSRFVLLFDEAGPADSRVQRFLRELRSAMEDLRCTSVFAVAGGVRSLASRIPDIDASGLAHAGAELINIERRGMSPGQPTGIVVPVAEGPEDDQAAVYWLGRWPTLVTPSPHWGPGAEVAGVLGIGTLALALAAVLFLVPDIGSRDKDDPCQGSTFLGTDGQCVGVAEGAAGFGKEPSEQAVQAVLQQIERQNEAVDRELAGRPGDDPRPGRRTIVYFGPLTGGKDAEDPVRGGTLAELRGIALAQQHINAQALRSGERVPLRVLAANAGDRFKDAPAVADRIAELAASDPSIAGVVGFGQSRRNTYDAIRTLDKAGIPMVGTSGTADELLRQGEHYYQTAATDARAAELMAAFASSAGMTTGGQKAKRVSLVADATDAYSNSLAASFRASYGPGRTDVLLYTPADAPEPGPVPGALGGRPVPTVEDLAREVCRTVREEPRTAVVWSARASQFQLFLAEIARISGDCPKISVLGGDDVTNTLTEEQRPWDDFKGLTLFYVSHGYAPTLAARSPEAAAFLAAYDRAYGGDHSARTKAMREDGHVALAWDALRYLAEGIDQAWRTTGGHDDRLDRGLLQGVLYQGLGGGGFDGATGRIDAHGAAGGGRLTEDKLLAVLRGSRGEPATELLCGTVARGDQRITWGPEGEEHPCP
- a CDS encoding SDR family oxidoreductase; this translates as MKFTVLGGSGLIGTQVVERLAADGHDVVPASLSTGVDVISGKGLAQVLEGADTVINLTNSPVFDETSIDFFETSMNNIAVAAEAAGVRHHVILSIVGVDQVPQLDYYRAKVAQEDILENAPTPYSIVRATQFAEFVEPILAMTTDGDTVRLPSTPVQPIAASDVAAAVVRAASGTPSQGIHNVAGPDIFPLDELGRITLAARPDGRHVITDDQAGMFSVVIGDVLIAPEDADLAPTHYRDWLQQPRPDAR